From the Orenia metallireducens genome, one window contains:
- a CDS encoding pyruvate, water dikinase regulatory protein, producing MSNNNISENELTVFAISDFTGKTAETILNSVAIQFDNDRITIKKFSDVSDIDKLAAIIDEAMQVDNILLAYTIVLPELSAYLENEANRLDLPVIDILGPMINSFSQALDQQPQLEVGLSYNIDYEIFEKISCIDFSLRCDDGRNLNKLKEADFVLIGVSRTSKTPLSIYLSQQNYNIATISLSPEVIPPKELYELPSEKIIGLTIEPEYLQKIRENRIKLMAFNQGGDYVSRERIEEELEYAKEIMNKIDARIINITNKAIEDIAGEILNKIK from the coding sequence TTGTCAAATAATAACATAAGTGAAAATGAGTTAACTGTATTTGCTATATCAGATTTTACTGGAAAAACAGCTGAAACTATACTCAATTCTGTAGCAATTCAATTTGATAATGATAGAATCACGATAAAGAAGTTTTCTGATGTATCAGATATCGATAAATTAGCAGCAATTATAGATGAAGCAATGCAAGTTGATAATATACTTTTAGCTTATACGATTGTTTTGCCAGAATTATCTGCTTATCTAGAAAATGAAGCTAATCGGCTGGATTTACCAGTGATAGATATATTAGGGCCCATGATTAATAGTTTTTCTCAAGCATTGGATCAACAACCACAATTAGAAGTTGGATTGAGCTATAATATTGATTATGAAATTTTTGAAAAGATTTCTTGTATAGATTTTAGTTTAAGGTGTGATGATGGAAGAAATTTAAATAAATTAAAAGAAGCTGATTTTGTATTAATTGGTGTTTCTAGAACCTCTAAAACTCCTTTAAGTATATATTTATCTCAGCAAAATTATAATATAGCTACAATTTCTTTATCCCCTGAGGTTATTCCACCTAAAGAACTATATGAGTTACCTAGTGAAAAGATAATAGGATTGACCATAGAGCCAGAATATTTACAGAAGATTAGAGAGAATAGAATTAAGTTAATGGCTTTTAATCAAGGTGGGGACTATGTTAGTAGGGAAAGAATAGAGGAAGAATTGGAGTATGCTAAAGAGATTATGAATAAGATAGATGCTAGAATTATTAATATAACTAATAAAGCAATTGAAGATATAGCAGGTGAAATTTTAAATAAAATTAAATAA
- a CDS encoding helix-turn-helix transcriptional regulator, with translation MIEINLSERQKRIIEIVKNNEPITSKEIASKLNLTRGALRADLSVLTMASLLEAKPKVGYTYSAGSGYLNNLEDMYSKKVKEVKSVAVVVKKRTSVYDAIVKLFLEDVGSLFVIDDDEILVGILSRKDLLKMTIGETDINQMPVSVVMTRMPHLFTVKDDDTVFEAAKKIVDYEIDSLPVVEELTDQSGEIIEDKLKVIGRVSKTTIARVFVDCKLQI, from the coding sequence GTGATTGAGATTAACCTAAGTGAAAGACAGAAAAGAATAATTGAAATAGTAAAAAATAATGAACCTATTACTAGTAAAGAGATAGCAAGTAAATTAAATTTAACTCGAGGTGCTTTAAGGGCGGACTTATCTGTATTGACTATGGCTAGTCTATTGGAAGCCAAGCCTAAAGTTGGTTATACATATTCAGCAGGAAGTGGATATTTAAACAATTTAGAAGATATGTATAGTAAGAAAGTAAAAGAAGTTAAATCGGTGGCTGTTGTTGTTAAAAAGAGAACCTCAGTCTATGATGCAATAGTAAAATTATTTTTGGAGGATGTAGGTTCATTGTTTGTAATCGATGATGATGAAATTTTAGTAGGAATATTATCTAGAAAAGATTTATTAAAGATGACAATAGGAGAGACTGATATAAATCAGATGCCAGTCAGTGTAGTAATGACTAGAATGCCTCATCTTTTTACCGTTAAAGATGATGATACTGTCTTTGAAGCTGCCAAAAAGATAGTAGATTATGAGATTGATAGCTTACCAGTAGTAGAAGAGTTAACTGACCAATCAGGTGAGATTATAGAAGATAAGCTTAAGGTGATCGGAAGAGTCAGTAAGACTACTATTGCGAGAGTTTTTGTTGATTGTAAGTTGCAAATATAG
- a CDS encoding ankyrin repeat domain-containing protein has translation MTTTVSKKLFGLEDINRRNKYGDTPLMDAILGNADLEVIEELIEAGADVNAKNRAGSTALIFAIWHKDSLELIKLLIDAGADVNVKCELGRTPLMYASRYNNDVQIIDTLIEAGAEVNASENVGRTALMYSIENNNQDIITTLIQSGADPNMEDRYGNTPELIAKEYNREEYFVG, from the coding sequence ATGACAACTACTGTTTCTAAAAAGTTATTTGGATTAGAGGATATTAATAGAAGGAATAAGTATGGGGATACACCATTGATGGATGCTATTTTAGGTAATGCTGATTTAGAAGTTATTGAAGAGTTAATTGAAGCTGGAGCTGATGTAAATGCTAAAAATAGAGCTGGATCTACTGCTTTAATCTTTGCAATTTGGCATAAAGATAGTTTAGAGTTAATTAAACTACTTATTGATGCAGGAGCAGATGTTAATGTTAAGTGTGAGTTGGGAAGAACTCCATTAATGTATGCATCAAGATATAATAATGATGTTCAAATAATAGATACATTAATTGAAGCGGGAGCTGAGGTTAATGCTTCTGAAAATGTAGGGCGTACAGCACTAATGTACTCTATAGAGAATAATAATCAAGATATAATTACAACCCTAATTCAATCTGGAGCAGATCCTAATATGGAAGATAGATATGGAAATACCCCTGAGTTAATAGCTAAAGAGTATAATAGAGAAGAATATTTTGTAGGATAA
- the glyS gene encoding glycine--tRNA ligase subunit beta encodes MSKDLLLELGTEEIPAGFMDYTFKQLTDLSKEIFSNNRIEIGEVKATGTPRRIVLLIEDVAEKQSDLEKEVRGPAVRIAFDEDGNPSKAGAGFARGQGITPEELEVRDEYVYACTREIGQDTKNLLAELLTEIINRLNFPKSMRWASEDMRFARPIKWILSLYGQETVEFSIAGVKASNWSKGHRFLSEGKVEINGPADYFTKLEEEFVIVDHNRRRNMIVEQIEAIAKEKDVVVKIDEDLLTEVNFLVEYPTALCGSFSEDFLELPSEVLITSMREHQRYFPVEDKEGNLQNLFVTVRNGNEEYIDVVRAGNEKVLQARLSDAIFFYEEDQEETLASKIDKLKNVIFQEDLGTIYEKVERITSLAGEFATKLGLTADKVEQAKRAAKLSKADLVTGMVDEFSKLQGIMGSYYALNDGEEQEVASAIFEHYLPRYAEDILPSTEAGIIVSIADKIDSIVGFFSVGIIPTGSQDPYALRRQAQGIVKIIVDAGLELDLDYLIDQSLNTLKDQDKLQRDAVEVKAEVLEFFKLRLENILEDAEVRYDVSDAILANNFTNINDTLIRATALMEYREDEGFEELITAFNRVANLASKSNNTEVNPELFEDKSERELYSAYQEAKEQIDSLVANRAYVEALTEIAKLKELIDNFFDSVMVMAKDEKVKENRLGLLNSISNLLAKIADLTKIVID; translated from the coding sequence ATGAGTAAGGATTTATTATTAGAGCTTGGAACTGAAGAGATTCCAGCAGGGTTTATGGATTATACCTTCAAACAATTAACTGATTTATCTAAAGAGATATTCTCTAATAATCGGATTGAAATTGGAGAAGTAAAGGCTACTGGTACCCCAAGAAGGATAGTCTTACTTATTGAGGATGTAGCGGAAAAGCAGAGTGATTTGGAGAAAGAGGTTAGAGGTCCTGCTGTTAGAATCGCCTTTGATGAAGATGGTAATCCTAGCAAAGCAGGTGCAGGATTTGCTCGTGGACAGGGAATTACTCCTGAAGAATTAGAGGTCAGAGATGAGTATGTTTATGCTTGTACTAGAGAGATTGGACAAGATACTAAGAATTTATTAGCAGAATTATTGACAGAGATTATCAATAGATTAAACTTCCCTAAATCTATGCGTTGGGCTAGTGAGGATATGAGATTTGCTCGACCAATCAAATGGATTTTAAGCCTTTATGGTCAAGAGACAGTAGAGTTCTCTATAGCAGGTGTTAAAGCTAGTAACTGGAGTAAAGGTCATAGATTCTTAAGTGAAGGTAAGGTAGAGATTAATGGCCCAGCAGACTACTTTACTAAATTAGAGGAAGAGTTTGTAATTGTAGACCATAATAGACGTAGAAACATGATAGTAGAGCAGATTGAAGCCATTGCTAAGGAGAAAGATGTGGTTGTAAAGATAGATGAAGATCTATTAACTGAGGTTAACTTCTTAGTTGAGTATCCAACTGCTTTATGTGGTAGCTTCTCTGAGGACTTCTTAGAACTACCATCTGAGGTATTAATTACTTCTATGAGAGAGCACCAAAGATACTTCCCAGTTGAAGATAAAGAAGGAAACCTCCAGAACTTATTTGTAACTGTCAGAAATGGTAATGAAGAGTATATTGATGTAGTTAGAGCAGGAAATGAAAAAGTGTTACAAGCACGCCTTTCTGATGCAATCTTCTTTTATGAGGAAGATCAGGAAGAGACTTTAGCAAGTAAGATAGATAAGTTAAAGAATGTTATCTTCCAAGAGGACTTAGGTACTATCTATGAAAAGGTAGAGCGAATAACTAGCTTAGCTGGTGAATTTGCTACTAAATTGGGATTAACAGCAGACAAGGTAGAACAAGCCAAAAGAGCTGCTAAGTTATCTAAAGCCGATTTAGTAACAGGTATGGTTGATGAATTCTCCAAATTGCAAGGTATTATGGGAAGTTATTATGCTTTAAATGATGGTGAAGAGCAAGAAGTAGCAAGTGCTATCTTTGAACATTACTTACCACGTTATGCTGAGGATATCTTACCAAGTACAGAAGCAGGGATTATAGTAAGTATTGCTGATAAGATTGATAGTATTGTTGGATTCTTTAGCGTGGGAATTATTCCAACAGGTTCTCAAGATCCTTATGCTTTACGCCGTCAGGCTCAAGGAATTGTTAAGATTATCGTTGATGCAGGGTTAGAATTAGATTTAGATTATCTAATCGACCAATCCTTAAATACTCTTAAAGACCAAGATAAGTTACAAAGAGATGCAGTAGAAGTAAAGGCAGAAGTATTAGAGTTCTTCAAGTTAAGATTAGAGAATATATTAGAGGATGCAGAGGTTAGATATGATGTCAGTGATGCTATCTTAGCTAATAACTTTACTAATATTAATGATACCTTAATTAGAGCTACTGCATTGATGGAGTATAGGGAAGATGAAGGTTTTGAAGAGTTGATTACAGCCTTTAATCGTGTCGCTAACTTAGCAAGCAAAAGCAATAATACCGAAGTTAATCCTGAACTATTTGAAGATAAGAGTGAAAGAGAGCTATATTCAGCTTATCAAGAGGCTAAGGAGCAGATTGATAGCTTAGTTGCTAATCGTGCTTATGTAGAGGCATTAACAGAGATTGCTAAGTTAAAAGAACTAATCGATAACTTCTTTGATTCTGTTATGGTCATGGCAAAGGATGAAAAGGTAAAAGAGAATAGATTGGGATTATTAAATTCAATCTCTAATCTATTAGCTAAGATTGCTGATTTAACTAAGATTGTAATTGATTAA